Genomic segment of Salminus brasiliensis chromosome 16, fSalBra1.hap2, whole genome shotgun sequence:
AgttagctttttcttttttgaggtgATGTGTGATATTAGATGAATgactttattaatatttaatagtaatgtattctttacatgtttgttttctgtttacaGAACCACACACCCAAAGCCTGTCTCTGTGTTGAGCGTCAACTTAGAACTTGCCATCTTACTGTAACTTTTAATACTGGATTTTCCCTTTTTGCCAGATTTTCACCAATTTTGAAATTTTACCCAGCTAACAGGTCCATGTGTGGCCTGTATGTGTAGCCCAACTGAgaaccagaaggttttgtcctcTTGGGGttttccatgttggccccacatatggatgcacCAGGATCAGTTATGGGATCAGGATGGTttaaacatgggtcccatctgaGTTGCACATGGAGCCTAGATTGGACTcgtgtgagattaaggtgggctgtaacgatggggcccacTTGAGAAGCCCACCTAGGTCCCAGTAAAATgcctgtacaaacccactcagagcccatgcccaccctAAACTCACTTAGCCCTCGTTCCAGCcctgtgagccccacatgagcatgttggccaGGTAAATGAATGCATGATAAAAGAGCAATGCATATGCTGTATATTTCATAATTTCTTGCAAATTCTTTTATAAGAATATGAAAGAATTGTGGAGCTTTCCATATAGCTACTCTTGCGAGTTAAGGACCATACCCAAAGAGACATACTGGACACGgacataaaaacacaaacagaaattaATTTATTGAACGATTGACATACTGCACCAAAATTAAAGCCTTTCTAATGGAAGCGttcagctaccttaagttgcacccattgctgacacagatgttcaaatgcatacacacagcttgtctagtccctgtagagaagtactgccaatagaatagggactctctggagaagatcatGCAAATAAAAACTGATAAAAGTGTTAGACGagggtagaggggtatgaagcccccagcattgatctgtggagcagtggaactgtgttctctggaattatggttggtgctccagtacttttgggatgcaaTCATATCTACATACCaacatctagcagaaagcctttcctggaaagtagagacagttactccaacaaaagcaggataagctctttttaatactcttgatttcagaagtagcAACGAATAACCAACTAACCTGAGACTGGTGTGATATGTTCTGTTAACGAGGTTCTGCTAATAGTAATGGTAATGATGTAGCAGCAGCGTGTCAGCCACATTTCTAATTGAGTTTAGGGTCATACACACTGATATACGGCTTATTTAAAGCAGTGCAAGCTCAATACATGCACAAAACACAGAGCACCTCGTTCAAAACAAGACCCCCCCCCAGTTTTGTAAGATGCAGAGCGGGAATCATGAGAAACCATGAAAGGGAGTAGAGCTCTCTGCTGTTATCTGCTCCTCACTCCACAACCACCACTAATGCACCTGCAGCTTACCACCAGACACACTCTTATCTCAGAATACTAATCAAATGCTTTCTGAGTTGTAGTTGTAGATTACATATaaagtgttttatttaatacattattttattaagataaaattatttatttatgtcccACAAAGGGCAGATAAGGATTATTTACCCCCAAAATTCCAGCAATCGCAGCAGTTCCTCCAGCGGTATAAATTTCAGCAGCACTTCTAGAGATTCACACAGGAGTACATTCAGGAGTCTCCTGTATCCTGTGTCACAATGAAGTTTTTGGTGCTTCTTCTGTTTGTGGGCGTGGCCAATGCCAAATATTTTACCAGATGTGAATTGGCAAGTGTTCTGCAAGCAGCTGGAATGGACGGCTATGCGGGTgtcggtctgggtgactgtgagTTCTTCTAGAGCCATTTGAATGAATGGTTCTTTTTTCCACAGTGTTTTATTTATCCCCAGTGTTGCTTGTGGGGGAAGTTTGATGCTTTACTTTTACCCCAGAGCTACAAGTCTATGACTTTCAGCTGGAGTCTGATGGTAGAGATTCAATCTGGCTTGAATAATAATCATCTAAACTGCAAGTCTGTTTATGAAACACCACTAATCACAGTTTATGGATTTATGAATCGCTCTATTGGATGTTTAGCCTGGTTTTGCTTTATGGGCACTGCATCATTGTGGCTGTAATCAACTgtgtattgtattttaatgaACGCATGTTATACTTTAATACCTCCAGGGATGTGCTTGGCCAGTGCTGCGTCCAGCTACAACACTCAGGCCATCAACCACAACTCTGACGGCTCCACTAACTACGGCATTTTCCAGATCAAAGATCGTCTGTGGTGTTCCAATGACCAGTTCCCCAGCTACAACGGCTGTCGGATCTCCTGCAGCCGTGAGAATGACAGCCatgatttaaagcatcatacaAACATGGTGCCGCAGACATATAGAAAATAACAGCCTGGAAGAAGTCTACAAAATCTTGAGTGTTTTAACACTTGTCTTTCTCAAACAGAGCTTTTGATTGATGACATCTCTGCTGACATTGCGTGTGCCAAGGTCATTGCCAACCAGCAGGGCATTTTATTTTGGTAAGACTAAAGCATTAAGGTTTTCAATAGACTCGTTTAATAGTCGTGTCAGATACATGTCTTAACTGTTTTCAATCCGTCTCTCTCAGGCCAGGCTGGCAAGCCAACTGCGAGGCCCGCGATGTGAGCTTGTACGTCGCAGGCTGTGAGCTTTAAACAGAAACCACAGGACGGTGCACTTAAAGCTGAATAAAATGCATCTTATGGGAGAAGGAACAGAAATGAAAGCCCACAAATAGCAGATGACAAACGACCAATGATCTAATTATTAAGATCTggataaaacaataataaaaagcatGGAATAAACCAGTCTCCGGTTATTAACCGATAATGTACAGCAATGGAGGAATGGCTGATTGCCCAGTATGCCCTGTATCCTCTGCAGTGTGTATAGTAAAAGTGAAAAAGTTACAAGTTAAATGCAACTGCATACAAAAGGGTTTTTATTTCAGTTCTCTACAAAATAAGTAGCAAAATTGTATGAAAGGAGAGAGAATTAGAAAAGAAGAAGATAAGCATTCAAACTCACTAAATACAGAAGCCTGCAGTGAATGGCTTAATATTCACTGTCCTTCAACTACTCGTAATATACAGAGAAGCCTGAAAAGATACAGCCTGAATGTTCATTCCAAAAGACATTTCTTTTAAACCGTCTTTGTGTAACGCTTCAACTAATGTACTTCATAAAAAATACTTGCATACATAACTGAACACAATTACACAAAGCTTCCTTAGGTTAATGGGATCACTTTAGATATGTCCTGCTTTGCCTGGTGCCTTGCGTAGAAGCCTGCATATGGCTGCATTCAAATGTCCAGACCTCATTCATAATGTCCATCAGCTGATACAGTTGTACagttgtgtgtgaatgtttgggCACACATTAACAAATAACACACGTCTTTTTAAGCTACAGCATCTGCTGTGCGGCCTGTTGTTGGAAGCCTGATATGCATTTTCTGGCTCTTCAAACCTTGTGCTCATCAAACATGGACTCCTGGAAGTAACTGTCCATAAGAACATTGCCATGTGTTTTCAGCTTTGATTGCtatcactgttaaaagtataagatcttgaggaacctttgaggGGTTCTTCAAATTAAAACTGTGGAAGAGCCATTTAAGGTGTTTTGAGCAAacttcaaagaacccttttcatcTTGAAGGGTCCCTAAAGCACCTTTAGagaacccctaaaagttcctcaaggaacttatatATTTAACAGTGGACAGCGCAGCATGTTAAAAATGACCAGTTCATGGGAACTATGGAAGTCAAGCTCAGATCTGGAGGAGCAgaaaactgctcatatgctggtaagtaAGGCAAATCAAACCCCCATATGACTGCTAGTGAAGTTACTAGTGAgagtgcactgttccactgtgcagctttGCTAGCCCGAACATTATCCTCAAAAAAGGGGCAATAGAGGCTATGTTTACTACTCCCCGTTAGAAAAATGtgacaaaatgtgtcatttgggaAATGATGCCAAAATATTTGCATACAACCGTATGTACAAGTGATGCAGATCAGTATGGTTCCCGGTTATAACGTTTCCCTGACCTGCTAGGTTCATATCATGACTGGTAGTACTGATGATCAGGTGCACTGGAGCAGAGCAAACCATTTAGGGTTTCAACTGCTCACATTCTGGTGGTCTCAGGTGGGCGACTCATGTAGTCTTGAATCGCCTGATGCAAAGGAAGCCACTTCCCTACAGATGCCTTTATTGCCACGATCCACCTGTAAATATAGCATGAAAAATACATGAAATATGTGAAAGCAATGTACGTTTTACAATGGATATCAGAGTTAACATTATTATGCaaggtgttattattattacggcATTCTAAAATAAACCACATTTAACACAAACCTATGAACAACAGGTTATTAGATGTActtttgtaaataaacacattaggCCACatatagtccaagactaggtCAATAATACAGTAGGCTTATTCCATGGCTGGGAAACTGACTCATAACCTTTTCATAATGTATTTACTCTTAGGTCTTATTTGCTTTGCTAAAAGGCCTTGAACTAAGCTAATCACACAGATGAGATGTTGTTTGGTACCGTTTGTTTTCGTTGCCGTTTTCAGCACACAGGTGGAACACTTTGAACTCCTCAGACGGGGGTTTGAGTTCGATGgtggatcttttggatcctaagGGCTGTTCCTTCACCAAGTAGCCGTGCAGGTAGATCCCCCCTGTGGCCATTCACCAAATAAAACAGGAGAATTCAGTGTGCACCCAAAACCAAAGATTCATAGCACTGCTGGCAAAGTGAGCTACTCAACTAAGAAAGATTCAGCTTAAAAAATGATCCTAATGGGTTCATGGTGTGGGTGAACGGCTCTAGAGAAAACTATTCATTGGTGTAgaatactgtgtgtaagtggtTTTTGTGGTGGCTGTATGACCTTTTAAAAAGTTTACAGTTCTACTGTCAGGACTGCTTAACGTCACCTGCAGCAACATaagtattataataaaataaaaaacatttaattaaaagcCTTTTAATGAAATTACTTCCAGTGCAACTACAGCATCACTTTACCCAAGAGATATGTACATTCCACTGACAATCTTCTGTAGGATTGAGCCCAGTGCAACCGTGTTTCTTGACAAAGCTGATCTTCTAGTAGCATACCTTTTGAGATTTTGTCTATTTGTCATGTTTTGTATAATAAACATTCATTCAATCATTTTTCATTTGGTTATGCATCATACACTATGAGggcaaaagtattcggacacctgctcattcagtgtttcttctgatcAAGAATCAATGATATTAAataagagttcatcctgcttttgttggagaaactgtttGTATTGTCAAGgaaaggccttctactagattttgaagcattgctatgaggatttgatatcattcagcggcaagagcattagtgaggttgggatattggatgatcaccacctcacctcatccctagctccccaacgcatcccaaaagtattggatggagcaccatcattccactgccccacagctcaatgctgggggttttatacccctctgggtTTATGCTTATCTGctgtagagagtcctattctattggcaatacttctcagcagcttaaaagtagctgaatggtcTTTTTCAGAAGGCGTGTCCATAGGcgtttggacatacagtatattttCATTGTATTAGACTATTTTAAGGTATTTAGATCTTAACAGTCAGAGATCCCTTTACAATCGTCTATTAGAAGATTCCAcggggaaccaaaagtggttattctatgccatcactccaaagaaccttcTACTTGGTTCCAGTTAGTCATTTTAAGGCCGTAGTTTCTTTGTGTATGGGTGCAGTAGATGAGTCGTACCAACTGCGTAGGTCGATCGAATGCTGCCGTAGAAATAGAGGCATCCGTCTTTCAGGATGCAGTAGTGTTGTACCCATGAGTCTTTGTTCCTGTCCAGCAGATGAAGCAGGCCGAGGCATTCTGGGTTCTTGACGGCCAGTGGAGGCAGGTTCGAGTTGTGGCGAGTTACGTCCACCCACACGTGATTCTGCAACAGGAATCACCACGGTTACTCAACCGTCCTGactgttaccatggcaacacaaCTGAAGCTCTTTATTCCTTTGTTctgggctcctgtgctgctcaGCTGTGCCATAAATATAACATACAGGAATATCACATAGAATATAATTACATTAACAGATATTCTCTTCAAGAAGATCCATCATTATACAGTACTATACAGCAGGGAGCAGAACAGCATGCTCTGAATGCTTCATTTGTCTTTCTTCAAAGATGACCCCATCCAGAAGTAGACCACTCATGGGGTTATGTCACTTTGTGTTGTTGGGGTCCAGGTTTTATGCTCATCATACCGGTGCTAATAGTCAATGCCAATGCTGTATCAGGTGTTATGAATGTAGCATGGTGTGTACATGGATCTGTGAGGTGTTCTGATGCCGCTGGGTAGTTTGTGGATCTACTGATGttactggtttgtgtttgtatatttgCCTTACATGATCTCTAGATTTAATGGACTACTCTTTTTACCTTCTATCACCTGTTTTGTGACCGTTTAGGAAATATTTTCTAGCTGAAACCTCAAAGAATCAAGATCTTTTACCTGAGTGATGGGGTGAACTGCTCGTTCCATGGCCTCCAACCAtctgagaaaaggaaagaaaaaaacatcaccATCTTGTTACAGCACTTCAGTgtattaattaaacatttgcCCAGCAAGCAGAGAGCATGGCTCTGATATGCTCTTACAAGGGCTCTGTATTCTGGGCCTGAAGCAAGTCACTTATAGGGGCCAGGCTGTTCCTTTAACACTCTGTCAGCTGATGCCTCATAAACAGGGACTTTTAACTCCTGATGGAAAATTCTGATTCCATCGTTCTCATCCTTGTAAAAGGAGAGGTAGAGGTGACTTCTTCAGCCCTTAcaaatatactatatgtccaaatgtttgtggacaccccttttaattaatgcatttaattaTGCACCCATTGATGATATCTATttttaaatgcacacacacagcttgtctagtctctgtacagaagtattgccTGAAGAATAGGACTGGAGTCTGGAgtagaaaaacatgaacctattggcatcaagcctaatgtcaggcatgggctaaaggggtataaaccccccagaTGGTGATCATGTAACATCCTGACCTatctaacgctcttgttgctaaatgcaatgcttcaaaatctagtagaaagccttcttccctggatggtagagacagttactccaacaagagcaggataaactctttttaatacccttgaattcaatgaacgagcaggtgtcccaatactgttAAGTACTGTTAAGTGCTTGTAATGTAATCTAACTatcaaaccagcaaccttccggtccccaagcccacttctctaacctatAGGCAACAACTGCCCCCAATTCACcttccatgtgtgtttttggaaggAAACTCAAACAGACACAATAGTACATCATATCTTTGTGCTCTTTGTCACACTGGTGTGTTTAGCACAGCAGTCCACTTTAAATCAAGTCACCTTCTCATTTCTTGGTTCGATGTAGCACAGAAGTAGTAAACTCTGTTTCCGGACATGGGACAGCATTTGAACACGAAGGGTTTCCCCAGGCTGGAGTCAGCCTCCACTACTGCACCTTCCAGCTTCATGCCGGACAGAGCACGGCTTTTTCCTTCATCCTGTGAGACAGACACACTGCAGGTCAGTCAAGAGGCTAAAAATCGGGAGTTCAACCCAGGACTTCCATTTTTTTATAGTATTCACCCTAATACTTTTGTGATTGTAGATCAATAgtagatagataaatagctTTTGGGTGGCAGTATATAAATGTGTGGTACATAAAACTTGAGAAATTGTCTTAAAATATCTCAGCGTACCCAGCCATGTGGGGTTCAAATGAGCATGGGCTATATGGCTTCCAGGTGGGCTAGGCTGAGACTGGACTTGGGCTTCCCAAGTAGGCCCCACTGTTACAGCCTACCTTattctcacatgggtcccatctacagcccaatgtgcagtgtacaaccaagACAGGGCCCATGCTTAACAACTCCTGGTTACTGATCCTGGTGGGCcacatccatatgtggggtcaacatggaacccatggacaaaacttccTGACCCCtagttgggctaaccatacaaGCCCCtaatgggcatgttatctgtgTAGTTTTGAGACCTTGGGCCTCGAACATGACAGAGCTCAGACACAAGCT
This window contains:
- the LOC140536586 gene encoding lysozyme C-like — translated: MKFLVLLLFVGVANAKYFTRCELASVLQAAGMDGYAGVGLGDWMCLASAASSYNTQAINHNSDGSTNYGIFQIKDRLWCSNDQFPSYNGCRISCSQLLIDDISADIACAKVIANQQGILFWPGWQANCEARDVSLYVAGCEL